The following coding sequences lie in one Miscanthus floridulus cultivar M001 chromosome 9, ASM1932011v1, whole genome shotgun sequence genomic window:
- the LOC136480287 gene encoding uncharacterized protein, with amino-acid sequence MSGFFYDSENDNQNFTSIVHGVCPRSLEFLPFNIDNVAVSDCCNGLILCWCLRANGYCYIVCNLMTQNFKILLPSTHDVGHAVGEARLGFDPIASLHFHVIEYVDVDVVCVGVEIYSSQTATWIYKDSEWGEDTDVTFYRQPSVFLNSCLHIMGHSGEYPMILVVDMEENIRRKIDGPSGLQHSMHQALGHLCVCTVGGPNDSKLSIWILEDYGIDNWTLKHTVTTWILFERINIRFGFPDFVDGDIVITVHPEWNLIFFAGVDGTIIAYDMDRISACVIPA; translated from the coding sequence ATGTCTGGCTTCTTCTACGACAGTGAGAACGACAATCAAAACTTTACCAGCATCGTCCATGGTGTATGCCCCCGCTCCttggaattcttgcccttcaacattgacaatgtagctgtctcagattgctgcaatggcctcatcctatgctggtgcctcaGGGCTAATGGATACTGCTATATCGTCTGCAATCTAATGACCCAGAACTTTAAAATTCTGCTGCCTAGCACTCATGATGTTGGCCatgctgttggtgaggctcgcttggggttcgatccgatagcctccttgcacttccatgtgattgaatatgtggatgtcGATGTTgtgtgcgtaggtgtggagatctactcatctcaaactgcaacatggatctataaggattctgaatggggcgaggatactgatgtgacattttacagacaaccaagtgtgtttcttaacagttgtctgcacattatggggcactctGGGGAGTACCCTAtgatacttgttgtggatatggaggaaAACATAAGGAGGAAAATTGATGggcctagtggtcttcaacactccatgcatcaagctctggGTCACTTATGTGTATGTACTGTTGGtggtcccaatgattccaagctttcaatctggatccttgaagactatggtattgataattggacattgaagcatacggtcaCCACGTGGATCCTATTTGaaaggattaatattagatttggtttcCCAGATTTTGTTGACGGGGACatagtgattacagttcacccagaatggaatttgattttctttgctggggtggatggaacaatcatcgcatatgacatggaccgcatAAGTGCTTGTGTCATCCCTGCCTGA